In the genome of bacterium SCSIO 12827, the window GGCGGGGGCGCTGGCGCTAATCGGCGTACTGCTGTTCGGTGGCCGCAGGCTTCGCGGCGGCGACCGCCTGGACCGTCCCGACCCCATCCTGCGCAGCCAGCCGACCGCGGCGGACACGCCCCCGGTCGACGTAATGGCGCCCGCTCCCATGGAGCCGGCCCCCCTGCCCGACACGCCCGAGATTCAGGGCCTGGCCGAAATTCTCGCCGACCAAGGGATCGACGATCAGGCACGTGACGGGCGGCTGCGATCTTTCGCGGGCGAACTGGACGACCTGCGCGCCCGGCTCGGCACTGTCAGCGCCGGGTCACCGGCGGCAGCCAAGCTGCTGCATGACGCCCGGGGCGCCATCGCTTCCGGCGACATCGCCCGCGGCACGGACCTGCTGATCCGCGCCGCCGAGGAAGAGGACACCACCGGCCACAAACATGCCTGGACCGCCGGTATCCATGGCCGTGCCGCGGCCTTGGCCCGCTTGGTCGCGGGTGACCTTCTGGCGGCGCGTGGCGACGCGGAAGAGGCCACGACCTTGTTCCGGCTGGCCGCCGACGCCGTGCCCGAGGATGACCTGGAACTGCGGGTCGAATGTCTGGGCCGGCTGGGCGCCCTGGCCCACGGCCGGGAAGACTACAAAGCCGCGCGCAAGCATTTCGCCGCCGCTTTGGACCTGCTCGAAAAATCCGGCGCCGAGGGCCACCCCGACCTGGGCGGCATCCTCAACAACTTAGGATTGGCCTGCGACCTGGCCGGCGATGCCAAAGCCGCGGAACTGTATTATCAGCGTGCCCTTGCCGCCGACGAGACAACCTGGGGCGACAATCATCTCAACGTCGCCGCCGTGGTCAACAACCTTGGTCTTTATTACCGGCGACGGGGTAAGACCCAGGCGGCGGAACCCCTGTTCCGCCGTGCCGTCGCGATCAAGGAAAAGCATTTGATGCCGGGCGATGCCTCGCTCGCCCTCAGTCAGGTCAACCTGGCCGCCGCCCTCCGTGCATTGGGGCGCGAGGAAGATGCCCAGGACCTGGAACGTCGGGCCGGCCTGCCCCCGCCCGAGCCGCCGGAGGCCGAAGAGCCCGCGGTAGAGGCGGCCCCGGAAACCGCTGAGGACGGTGGCGAATCGGCACCCCCGGAAGACACCGAAGCGAACGGACGACCCGTGCCCGCCGGTTGACGCCGCGTCACCCTTTCCCCCCATCCTGAAACCTGTATAGTCGGCCCACTTTCCCGTCCGGAGGCAATGACCAGGCGGCGAAAAACCAGACCATTCCGCCGGCAATGGCGCCGGCGGTCGCTCGAAGGCAAGGACCAAGCGAATGCCCAATACGACTGAAAATTCCAGCAAGACCGGTATCATGATTTGCGGCCACGGCAGCCGCGACCAAGGGGCCGTCGATGAATTCGGCGCCCTGGCGGGCCATCTGGCCAAGCGATTCCCCGATTACGAAGTGGAAAGCGGATTCCTGGAATTCGCCACCCCCGTCATCCGCACGGGCCTGGACAAGCTGAAGGACCGGGGCGTCGACCGCATCATCTGCGTGCCGGGCATGCTGTTCGCGGCGGGGCATGTGAAAAACGACCTGCCGTCGGAGATCAACAGCTTCGCCCATGCGCACCCGGACCTGGATGTGCGCTTTGGGCGCGAACTGGCGATCGACGCCCGGCTTCTGCGCGCGGCAAAGGTCCGCATCGAAGAAGCCGAGGCCGCCGCCAACGCGACCGGCGAGATCGCCCGCAAGGACACGCTTCTGATGGTGGTCGGGCGCGGCACCAACGATTCGGACGCCAATTCCAACGTCAACAAGGTCGCGCGCATGTTGTGGGAAGGCATGGATTTCGGCTGGGCCGAAGTCAGCTATTCCGGCGTCGCCTATCCGCTTGTCGACGAAGGATTGAACAAGGCGGTGAAGCTCGGGTTCAAGCGCATCATCGTATTCCCCTATTTCCTGTTCACCGGCATCCTGGTCAACCGCATCTACCGCTGGGCCGATGACTGCGCCGCCGCGCACCCCGAGGTTGATGTCGTCAAGGCGCCCTACCTGAACGACCATGAGGACCTGATCGACTGCTTCGCCGACCGGGTCGAGGAAGCGCTCAACGGCGACAACAAGATGAACTGCCTGCTGTGCAAGTACCGGGAGCAGATCATCGGCTATGAGGACGACCAGGGTGCCGCCCAGGTCGGCCACCACCACCATGTGGTCGGCATCGGCACGGACGGCCACGGGGCTGAAGATTATGGTATCCATCACGGCAAGCATGGCCATCATCATCACGGGCACGGCCATGACCACGGTCACTCTCACGATCACGGGCACAGCCACGGGCACTCCCATCCGCATTCCCACGACGCCGACAACTGACCCGGGGACGCGATGTTCGATTACGTCCGCGACCCGGCGGAGATCTACCGCCGTTCCTTCGCCGCCATCGAGGCGGCGGCGGATTTGTCGCGGTTCAAGGGCGCCGAACGGGCCATGGCCGTGCGCCTGATCCATGCCTGCGGCATGGCGGAGATCGCGGCGGATTTGGTGCTGTCCGGCGATCCGGCGCAGGCCGGCAAGGCCGCCCTTGCGGCGGGGGCGCCCATCCTGGTCGATGCGGAAATGGTCGCCCGCGGCGTCATCGCCCATCGCCTGCCCGCAAACAACAGGATCATCTGCACCTTGAATGACGATGGCGTCCGCGAACGGGCGGCGGCCCTGGGCACCACCCGCTCCGCCGCCGCCGTCGATGCCTGGGTTCCGCATTTGGCGGGGGCGGTGGTTGCCATCGGCAATGCGCCGACGGCCCTGTTCCGGTTGTTGGAACTACTGGCCGAAGGCGCGCCCAAGCCGGCGGTCATCCTGGGCTTTCCCGTGGGCTTCATCGGCGCGGCGGAATCCAAGCAAGTCCTGATCGACCATGCGGGCGATATCCCGTTCACGACCTTACCGGGTCAGAAGGGTGGCAGTGCTTTGGCCGCCGCCGCCGTGAACGCGCTTTGCCCCGCCCCTGAGCAGCCGGAGGCACAAAATGGATAGATGGCTTTCCGTGATCGGCATCGGCGAGGACGGATTGGGCGGCCTGAGTGCCCGCGCCCGCGCCCTGATCGAAGCCGCCGATGTCCTGGTCGGCGGCGACCGTCACCTGGGCAAACTGTCCCCCGATGCCAGGCCGCGCCTGACCTGGGCCAACGGCCTGGACGCCGGGATCGCCGCCATCGAACAACATGCGGGCAGGCAGGTCTGCGTGCTCGCCTCGGGTGATCCGCTCAACTTCGGCATCGGCAAGCGCCTGGTCGCGCGCTTCGGCATCGAGGTCATGAACATCCTGCCCGCCCCCGGCGCCTTCGCCCTTTTGGCGGCGCGCATGGGCTGGTCATTGGCCGATGGCACCCTGCGCACGGTCAGCTGCCACGCCTTCCCGGTCGAGATCCTGAACCGCCACTTGCTGCCGGGCATGCGCCTGTTGATCCTGGCCCGCAACGGCGAGACCCCGGCGCGCGCGGCGGAATTGCTGTGCCGGCGCGGTTTCGGGGAAAGTCCCATGACCGTGTTCGAACACATGGGCGGGCCCGACGAAGGACGCTACGACACCGTGGCCGAGGAATGGGAAGGCCGGCGGGTCAAGGACCTGAACGTCATCGCCTTTCATCTGTGGCCGAGTCCGGGGGCGACGGTCTGGCCGGAAACCCCGGGCCTGCCCGAGGCTGCCTTTCGTCACGACGGCAAGATCACCAAGCGCGAGGTCCGCGCCGCGACCCTGGCCCGCCTGCAGCCCCTGCCGGGGCAACTGCTGTGGGACGTAGGTGCCGGATCGGGGGCGGTCGCCATCGAATGGCTGCGCGCGGCGGCCGACGCGCAGGCAGTCGCCATGGAACGCGACCCGGCCCGCTTCGACGACATCGAAGCCAATGCGAACAACCTCGGCGTGCCGCATCTGAAACTCATCAAGGGCGACGCCCCCCAATGCTTCACGCAAGCCGGGGACGCCCCCGACGCGGTCTTCGTCGGCGGCGGCCTGTCCCGGCCCGGCGTGATCGACGGCGCCCTGGCCGCCCTTAAACCCGGCGGGCGTCTGGTCGCCAACGGCGTGACCCTGGAAGCCCAGGAGATCTTGATTCAAAACCATCGCGCCCATGGCGGAGAGCTGACCCGCATCGCCGTCGCCCGCGCTGACGCGGTCGGCGGCCTGACCGGCATGCGGCCTTTGATGGATGTGCTGCAGTGGGCGGTGACCAAGTCATGAGCAAACCCGGCACCTTGTATGGCGTCGGCGTCGGCCCCGGCGACCCGGACCTGCTGACGCTGAAGGCCGTGAAGGTCATTGCCCAGGCCCCCGTCATCGCCTATCCGGCGGCGGCGGGCACGGACAGCCTGGCCCGCGCCATCGCGGCCCCGCATATTCCGGCGGGCAAGACGGAAATCGCCATCGTCACGCCCATGGTGCCGGGACGCTTTCCTGCCAACGACGTCTACGATGACTATGCCCGGGACATCGCAGGGCACCTCGCCGCCGGGCGCGACGTCGCGATCCTGTGCGAGGGCGACCCTTTTCTCTACGGCTCGTTCATGTATCTGTTCCTGCGGCTGGCCGAAAATTATCCGACCCAGGTGGTGCCCGGCGTGTCGTCGCTCGCCGCCTGTGCCGCCATGGCGGGCGCGCCCTTGGTGTCACGAAACCAGGTGCTGACGGTGATCCCGGGGCCACTGGACGAGGCCGACCTGGAAGCCCGCCTGGAAAAATCCGAAGCCGCCGCCATCATGAAGGTCGGCCGACACCTGCCGAAGATCCGAGGCGTGATCGAAAAACTGGGGCGGCTCGACCGCGCGCAGTATGTCGAGCGCGCGACCATGGCCGATCAGAAAGTCATGCCGCTTGTCGATGCCCCCGACACCGCCCCCTATTTCTCCATGATCCTGGTGCGCTCGCCCGAGGATGTCGAAACCACGGAGCCCCAGACATGACCGCCGCCCCACCCGTCATCCTCGCCGTGACCGAACCGGGGACGGCCCTAGCCCGCCGCCTGCAAAGCGTCATTCCGGGCGCGCTGGTCCATGGCCGGGTCGGCCGCGTTGCCGAGGCCGATGACTTCTTCGACGAAACCACCAGCCATGCCGCCCGCCTGTTTCAGGCCGGGCATCCGGTGATCGGCATCTTCGCCTCGGGCATTCTGATCCGCGCCCTGGCCCCGCTGCTGGCCAACAAGGTCGCCGAGCCGCCGGTGATTTCCGTGGCCGAGGACGGCAGCGCCGTGGTGCCGTTGTTGGGCGGGCATTCTGGCGCCAACGTTCTGGCCCGCGAGATCGCCAAAGCCTTGGGCATCAGCGCCGCCGTGACCACGACCGGCGACCTGCGCCACGGCATCGGCGTGGACGACCCGCCCGCGGGCTGGATGGTGGCCAACCGCAAGAAATCCCTTCCCGTTGCCGCCGCCCTGCTGGCGGGCGATCCCGTGCGCCTGAACGTTCAGGCCGGCGACGCAAGCTGGCTCACGGACACTGACCTGCCCATCGATCCGTCGGCACGGCCCGGCATTCTGGTGACCGACCGCGCCCAAGGGGATACGGACGATCTGGTCCTGCACCCGCCGGTGCTGGTCATCGGCGTCGGTTGTGAGCGCGACGCCGATCCCGCCGAAGTCCGGGACCTTGTCACCGAGACCCTGGCCAAACACAGGCTGGCGCCGGGGGCCGTTGCCTGCGTCGCCACCATCGACGTGAAGATGGACGAAGCCGCCGTCAACGATCTCGGCGACGTCTTGAGCGTGCCGGTTCGGTTCTTCGACGCGGCGACGCTGGAGGCCGAGACCCCGCGCCTCGCCAATCCGTCGGACGTCGTGTTCCAGGAAGTCGGCTGCCATGGCGTCGCCGAAGGGGCGGCCCTGGCCGCCGCCGGGCCGACGGCCGAACTGATCGTGGAAAAAAGCAAATCCAAACGCGCCACCTGCGCCATCGCAAGGGCCAGCGGCAACATCGACGCATCGGCCGTGGGCCGGGCACGCGGACGGCTGACCGTGGTCGGCACCGGGCCGGGCGCACCCTTGTGGCGCACCCCCGCCGTCTCCCGCGCCGTGGCCGGGGCGACGGACCTGGTCGGCTACGGCCTGTACCTGGACCTGCTGGGCCCCGCCGCCGAGGGCAAGGCGCTGCATTCCTCGGACCTGTCGGAAGAAGAGGCGCGCGCTCGCAAGGCCCTCGACCTTGCCGCCGAGGGCAGGCAGGTCGCCCTGGTCTGTTCCGGCGATCCCGGTGTCTATGCGCTGGCGACCCTGGTTGTGGAGCTGATCGACCGCGGGAACGATCCCCGCTGGAACCGCCTTGCCGTCACCATCGAGCCCGGCGTGAGCGCGCTGCAGGCCGCCGCCGCGCGGGCCGGCGCCCCCCTGGGCCATGATTTCTGCGCCGTGTCGCTATCCGATCTGCTGACGCCCTGGGAGGT includes:
- a CDS encoding precorrin-8X methylmutase; this encodes MFDYVRDPAEIYRRSFAAIEAAADLSRFKGAERAMAVRLIHACGMAEIAADLVLSGDPAQAGKAALAAGAPILVDAEMVARGVIAHRLPANNRIICTLNDDGVRERAAALGTTRSAAAVDAWVPHLAGAVVAIGNAPTALFRLLELLAEGAPKPAVILGFPVGFIGAAESKQVLIDHAGDIPFTTLPGQKGGSALAAAAVNALCPAPEQPEAQNG
- a CDS encoding tetratricopeptide repeat protein, with product MEQFLSDLVLIRDGVLNSTADLWVPLVETVATMPTWVLAAAGAGALALIGVLLFGGRRLRGGDRLDRPDPILRSQPTAADTPPVDVMAPAPMEPAPLPDTPEIQGLAEILADQGIDDQARDGRLRSFAGELDDLRARLGTVSAGSPAAAKLLHDARGAIASGDIARGTDLLIRAAEEEDTTGHKHAWTAGIHGRAAALARLVAGDLLAARGDAEEATTLFRLAADAVPEDDLELRVECLGRLGALAHGREDYKAARKHFAAALDLLEKSGAEGHPDLGGILNNLGLACDLAGDAKAAELYYQRALAADETTWGDNHLNVAAVVNNLGLYYRRRGKTQAAEPLFRRAVAIKEKHLMPGDASLALSQVNLAAALRALGREEDAQDLERRAGLPPPEPPEAEEPAVEAAPETAEDGGESAPPEDTEANGRPVPAG
- the cobJ gene encoding precorrin-3B C(17)-methyltransferase, coding for MTAAPPVILAVTEPGTALARRLQSVIPGALVHGRVGRVAEADDFFDETTSHAARLFQAGHPVIGIFASGILIRALAPLLANKVAEPPVISVAEDGSAVVPLLGGHSGANVLAREIAKALGISAAVTTTGDLRHGIGVDDPPAGWMVANRKKSLPVAAALLAGDPVRLNVQAGDASWLTDTDLPIDPSARPGILVTDRAQGDTDDLVLHPPVLVIGVGCERDADPAEVRDLVTETLAKHRLAPGAVACVATIDVKMDEAAVNDLGDVLSVPVRFFDAATLEAETPRLANPSDVVFQEVGCHGVAEGAALAAAGPTAELIVEKSKSKRATCAIARASGNIDASAVGRARGRLTVVGTGPGAPLWRTPAVSRAVAGATDLVGYGLYLDLLGPAAEGKALHSSDLSEEEARARKALDLAAEGRQVALVCSGDPGVYALATLVVELIDRGNDPRWNRLAVTIEPGVSALQAAAARAGAPLGHDFCAVSLSDLLTPWEVIEKRLRAAAEGDFVMALYNPVSKRRRWQLEKARDILMAHRPPETPVILARNLGRDGETIQIIDLKDLTADMVDMLTLVMIGSSDSRAITRGTRRWVYTPRGYAGKMQKQETGT
- a CDS encoding sirohydrochlorin chelatase, coding for MICGHGSRDQGAVDEFGALAGHLAKRFPDYEVESGFLEFATPVIRTGLDKLKDRGVDRIICVPGMLFAAGHVKNDLPSEINSFAHAHPDLDVRFGRELAIDARLLRAAKVRIEEAEAAANATGEIARKDTLLMVVGRGTNDSDANSNVNKVARMLWEGMDFGWAEVSYSGVAYPLVDEGLNKAVKLGFKRIIVFPYFLFTGILVNRIYRWADDCAAAHPEVDVVKAPYLNDHEDLIDCFADRVEEALNGDNKMNCLLCKYREQIIGYEDDQGAAQVGHHHHVVGIGTDGHGAEDYGIHHGKHGHHHHGHGHDHGHSHDHGHSHGHSHPHSHDADN
- the cbiE gene encoding precorrin-6y C5,15-methyltransferase (decarboxylating) subunit CbiE, which translates into the protein MDRWLSVIGIGEDGLGGLSARARALIEAADVLVGGDRHLGKLSPDARPRLTWANGLDAGIAAIEQHAGRQVCVLASGDPLNFGIGKRLVARFGIEVMNILPAPGAFALLAARMGWSLADGTLRTVSCHAFPVEILNRHLLPGMRLLILARNGETPARAAELLCRRGFGESPMTVFEHMGGPDEGRYDTVAEEWEGRRVKDLNVIAFHLWPSPGATVWPETPGLPEAAFRHDGKITKREVRAATLARLQPLPGQLLWDVGAGSGAVAIEWLRAAADAQAVAMERDPARFDDIEANANNLGVPHLKLIKGDAPQCFTQAGDAPDAVFVGGGLSRPGVIDGALAALKPGGRLVANGVTLEAQEILIQNHRAHGGELTRIAVARADAVGGLTGMRPLMDVLQWAVTKS
- a CDS encoding precorrin-2 C(20)-methyltransferase — translated: MSKPGTLYGVGVGPGDPDLLTLKAVKVIAQAPVIAYPAAAGTDSLARAIAAPHIPAGKTEIAIVTPMVPGRFPANDVYDDYARDIAGHLAAGRDVAILCEGDPFLYGSFMYLFLRLAENYPTQVVPGVSSLAACAAMAGAPLVSRNQVLTVIPGPLDEADLEARLEKSEAAAIMKVGRHLPKIRGVIEKLGRLDRAQYVERATMADQKVMPLVDAPDTAPYFSMILVRSPEDVETTEPQT